Proteins encoded in a region of the Frondihabitans sp. 762G35 genome:
- a CDS encoding FtsX-like permease family protein, with the protein MTRRGERPSRGGRAEGRPAGRRSALRGGRQAVTVAIRLARRMAWQSRGRSVLVVLLIALPIIGLAGIDTVQASRTASPADTVRLQLGRSEARLQVVSAPDPQLRQDPLTDDTVQSGDPTGESRDPADVLPKGTEILRVTQTTVVAKTAGGIGSLSAFEGSAWDRRLVGKFTLVDGRAPNAAGEILVSPGALVRLGVSLGATVAIQAPRAETVRVVGVLRDADVGDSESVLYGRDGAFGGVSAQDALSSSKFYLPSTVLTWPDVKKLNAQGIVALSRAVVLDPPSASEAPRSDNGSGPDVTLILSVALLGAFALFEVCLLAGAAFAVGARHRQRSLAVLSSVGADRRTIFAVMTTEGAVLGLLGGLLGSGLGIVLAALGEPLISGGRAAQYPAFRVDLLGLSGIVLAAVVSGLLAAAFPARAASRVDIVAAIRGAQRPPRPSFRRPFVGVFVVAAGSVLSLAGGIVIIASRQTADTPQAVTNTGIGLLIAGPITMQIGAILIAPLLLRWVMAAFSRLGAGARLGSRDASRNPSRTVPAIAAIMSTVFVSAFSMCLLAGSQAMGIRDHFWSAPLGQVQVGLTLYDATGAPRVDADRGERVASVLQSTFPGTTARIVSTSPSASPDADPSTTFAAPRLRGVEPGQTSGDGLTNGDHIVVGSVDDLATLLDAPVTAEARAMLASGGAVATSPIYASGGRLTIDTFASREDLDFSKAESLRTVQVNTALQRPVRAPDFGLFLLPETARSLGIPYRATVVIDQVGTGVAQAKQDQLAAALQVVDPGLYAGYETGPDRSAANWSWALLGLTTVIALGASIVAIALARADGRRDDETLAALGSPPRILRSFGFWQGIIIAGLGAVIGVALGLVPAFALGLHPPGVTHGFVPFDPPWLQLAATALAMPLLIALGGWLTARTSRPRVSLRTR; encoded by the coding sequence GTGACGCGCCGGGGGGAGCGGCCGTCGCGCGGGGGACGCGCCGAGGGGAGGCCCGCGGGCCGCCGCTCAGCGCTGCGCGGCGGCCGCCAGGCGGTCACGGTCGCGATCCGGCTCGCCCGGCGGATGGCGTGGCAGTCGCGGGGACGCAGCGTCCTCGTGGTTCTGTTGATCGCCCTGCCGATCATCGGTCTCGCGGGCATCGACACGGTGCAGGCCAGCCGCACGGCCTCGCCGGCCGACACGGTGCGGCTGCAGCTCGGGCGGTCGGAGGCCCGGCTGCAGGTCGTCTCGGCGCCGGATCCCCAGCTCCGGCAGGATCCCCTCACCGACGACACCGTCCAAAGCGGCGACCCGACGGGGGAGAGCCGCGACCCGGCGGACGTCCTCCCGAAGGGCACCGAGATCCTGCGGGTCACCCAGACCACCGTGGTGGCGAAGACGGCCGGCGGCATCGGCTCGCTCTCGGCCTTCGAGGGGTCGGCGTGGGACAGGCGCCTCGTCGGGAAGTTCACCCTGGTCGACGGGCGTGCCCCGAACGCTGCCGGCGAGATCCTCGTCAGCCCCGGAGCGCTCGTCCGCCTCGGCGTCTCTCTCGGAGCGACGGTCGCGATCCAGGCGCCCCGCGCGGAGACCGTCCGGGTGGTCGGAGTTCTCCGGGACGCCGACGTCGGCGATTCCGAATCCGTCCTCTACGGGCGGGACGGTGCCTTCGGCGGCGTCTCGGCGCAGGATGCGCTGTCGTCGTCGAAGTTCTACCTCCCGAGCACGGTGCTCACCTGGCCCGACGTGAAGAAGCTGAACGCGCAGGGCATCGTGGCCCTCTCCCGCGCGGTCGTCCTCGATCCGCCGTCGGCGTCGGAGGCGCCACGGAGCGACAACGGCTCGGGCCCCGACGTGACGCTTATCCTTTCGGTCGCGCTTCTGGGCGCGTTCGCCCTGTTCGAGGTCTGCCTCCTCGCCGGAGCAGCCTTCGCCGTCGGTGCCCGCCACCGCCAGCGGAGTCTCGCGGTTCTCAGCAGCGTGGGCGCCGACCGGCGGACGATCTTCGCCGTCATGACGACGGAGGGTGCCGTGCTGGGGCTCCTCGGCGGACTCCTCGGATCGGGGCTCGGCATCGTCCTGGCTGCCCTCGGCGAACCGCTGATCAGCGGAGGGCGGGCGGCGCAGTACCCGGCGTTCCGCGTCGATCTGCTCGGGCTGTCCGGCATCGTCCTGGCGGCCGTCGTCTCGGGCCTCCTCGCGGCGGCGTTCCCCGCCCGGGCGGCCTCCCGGGTCGACATCGTCGCGGCGATCCGCGGCGCGCAGCGACCCCCGAGGCCGTCGTTCCGCCGGCCCTTCGTCGGAGTGTTCGTAGTGGCTGCGGGGTCGGTCCTCTCCCTGGCCGGGGGGATCGTCATCATCGCCAGCCGACAGACGGCCGACACTCCGCAGGCGGTGACGAACACGGGCATCGGGCTCCTCATCGCGGGACCGATCACGATGCAGATCGGGGCGATCCTGATCGCGCCGCTGCTCCTGCGCTGGGTGATGGCGGCCTTCTCGAGGCTCGGAGCGGGAGCCCGGCTCGGTTCGCGCGACGCCTCCCGCAACCCGTCGCGGACGGTCCCCGCCATCGCCGCGATCATGAGCACGGTCTTCGTCTCGGCGTTCAGCATGTGCCTGCTCGCCGGGAGCCAGGCCATGGGGATCCGCGACCATTTCTGGTCCGCGCCGCTCGGCCAGGTGCAGGTGGGGCTGACGCTCTACGACGCGACGGGGGCCCCCAGGGTCGACGCCGACCGGGGCGAGAGGGTCGCGTCGGTCCTCCAGTCGACGTTCCCCGGCACCACGGCCCGCATCGTCTCGACGTCTCCGTCGGCGTCGCCCGACGCGGACCCGTCCACGACGTTCGCGGCGCCGCGGCTCCGAGGGGTCGAACCCGGCCAGACGAGCGGCGACGGTCTGACGAACGGCGACCACATCGTCGTGGGCTCGGTCGACGATCTGGCCACGCTCCTCGACGCCCCCGTCACGGCCGAGGCGCGAGCGATGCTGGCCTCGGGCGGAGCGGTCGCCACATCGCCGATCTACGCCTCGGGCGGGCGCCTGACCATCGACACGTTCGCCTCCAGGGAGGATCTCGACTTCTCGAAGGCCGAGTCGCTCCGGACCGTCCAGGTCAACACCGCGCTGCAGCGACCCGTCCGGGCACCGGACTTCGGGCTCTTCCTCCTGCCGGAGACGGCCCGGTCGCTGGGGATCCCGTACCGGGCGACCGTCGTCATCGACCAGGTGGGCACCGGGGTCGCGCAGGCGAAGCAGGATCAGCTCGCCGCCGCCCTCCAGGTCGTCGACCCGGGACTCTACGCCGGCTACGAGACGGGTCCCGACCGGTCCGCCGCGAACTGGTCGTGGGCGCTCCTCGGTCTCACCACGGTGATCGCGCTGGGGGCGTCGATCGTCGCGATCGCGCTGGCCCGGGCCGACGGACGTCGGGACGACGAGACGCTCGCGGCGCTCGGGTCGCCGCCGCGGATCCTGCGGTCGTTCGGATTCTGGCAGGGGATCATCATCGCCGGGCTCGGTGCGGTGATCGGGGTCGCGTTGGGCCTCGTGCCGGCGTTCGCGCTCGGGCTGCATCCCCCCGGCGTGACGCACGGATTCGTCCCGTTCGACCCGCCGTGGCTGCAGCTCGCGGCGACCGCGCTGGCGATGCCGCTGCTGATCGCCCTCGGCGGCTGGCTGACGGCGCGGACCTCGAGGCCGCGGGTGTCGCTCCGCACCCGCTAG
- a CDS encoding FadR/GntR family transcriptional regulator has protein sequence MTSEATSGASESETALGALGGGALRRPLATTSRVDDLTDRLVTAIAIGEYLPGSRLPTERELAASLGAGRMTVRAALARLVERGLLETQRGRGGGSFVRAQWPVSSTDSVQRTLSARWASLRDTCEAISRLHGTIARAAAENRTPADVDDLEGRLEAFRGAESGLAKQRADSLLHVAIATAARNDTLRDVLLDLESRISMTAPAHLWGEPEGMAAMEARALREHEALVGAIVHGLPDDAGSIAREHAKIDFELLEAALTRSALEGPGR, from the coding sequence GTGACTTCAGAGGCGACTTCCGGGGCGAGCGAGTCGGAGACGGCGCTCGGCGCGCTGGGCGGCGGCGCGCTAAGGAGGCCGCTCGCCACCACCTCCCGGGTCGACGACCTGACCGACCGCCTCGTCACGGCCATCGCGATCGGCGAGTACCTGCCCGGGTCGCGGCTCCCGACCGAACGCGAGCTCGCGGCCTCCCTCGGCGCCGGGCGGATGACGGTGCGCGCCGCCCTGGCGCGCCTCGTCGAGCGGGGGCTCCTCGAGACCCAGCGGGGGCGCGGCGGCGGGTCGTTCGTGCGCGCGCAGTGGCCGGTGTCGTCGACCGACTCCGTCCAGCGCACCCTGTCGGCGCGGTGGGCGTCCCTCCGCGACACCTGCGAGGCGATCAGCCGCCTGCACGGGACGATCGCGAGGGCCGCCGCCGAGAACCGTACGCCGGCCGACGTCGACGACCTCGAGGGTCGGCTGGAGGCGTTCCGTGGAGCGGAGTCGGGCCTCGCGAAGCAGCGGGCCGACTCGCTCCTGCACGTGGCGATCGCCACCGCGGCACGGAACGACACGCTCCGCGACGTCCTGCTCGATCTCGAGTCGCGCATCAGCATGACCGCTCCCGCCCACCTCTGGGGCGAACCGGAGGGCATGGCGGCCATGGAGGCCCGCGCGCTCCGCGAGCACGAGGCCCTCGTCGGCGCCATCGTGCATGGCCTCCCCGACGACGCCGGCTCCATCGCCCGCGAGCACGCGAAGATCGACTTCGAGCTGCTCGAGGCGGCGCTCACCCGCTCCGCCCTCGAGGGCCCTGGCCGCTAG
- a CDS encoding proline iminopeptidase-family hydrolase translates to MSIVTEDTMPFHEGETWLRVTEPETPTPGALPLIVLHGGPGMAHDYVKNLAALADETGRTVVHYDQFGCGRSTHRPEAPASFWNADLFVEEFAALVEHLGFAEYHVLGQSWGGMLGAEIAVTRPVGLRSLAICNSPASMQLWVEGAAELRSALPAETQEALDRHESAGTTDDPEYLAATAVFYERHVCRITPTPQDFADSEAQMEHEPTVYHTMNGPNEFHVIGTMRDWTIVDRLGEVTAPTLVVAGEFDEATPATWQPFVDGIAGATSHVFPGASHCTHLEQPEAFRDVISGFLARNDATA, encoded by the coding sequence ATGTCAATCGTCACCGAAGACACGATGCCGTTCCACGAGGGTGAGACCTGGCTGCGCGTCACCGAACCCGAGACCCCGACCCCCGGCGCTCTGCCCCTGATCGTCCTGCACGGCGGTCCGGGCATGGCCCACGACTACGTCAAGAACCTCGCCGCCCTCGCCGACGAGACCGGCCGGACGGTCGTGCACTACGACCAGTTCGGCTGCGGTCGCAGCACGCACCGGCCCGAGGCTCCCGCGTCGTTCTGGAACGCCGACCTCTTCGTCGAGGAGTTCGCCGCCCTCGTGGAGCACCTCGGGTTCGCCGAGTACCACGTGCTCGGGCAGTCCTGGGGCGGGATGCTCGGGGCCGAGATCGCCGTCACCCGCCCTGTCGGCCTCCGCTCGCTCGCCATCTGCAACTCGCCCGCGTCGATGCAGCTCTGGGTCGAGGGGGCCGCCGAGCTCCGTTCCGCGCTGCCCGCCGAGACGCAGGAGGCGCTCGACCGTCACGAGAGCGCCGGAACCACCGACGACCCGGAGTACCTCGCGGCGACCGCCGTCTTCTACGAGCGCCACGTCTGCAGGATCACCCCCACGCCGCAGGACTTCGCCGACAGCGAGGCGCAGATGGAGCACGAGCCGACGGTCTACCACACGATGAACGGCCCGAACGAGTTCCACGTGATCGGGACCATGCGCGACTGGACCATCGTCGACCGCCTCGGCGAGGTCACCGCGCCGACCCTCGTCGTCGCCGGCGAGTTCGACGAGGCCACGCCCGCCACCTGGCAGCCCTTCGTCGACGGGATCGCAGGAGCCACCTCCCACGTCTTCCCGGGCGCCAGCCACTGCACGCACCTCGAGCAGCCCGAAGCCTTCCGCGACGTCATCTCCGGGTTTCTCGCCCGGAACGACGCCACCGCCTGA
- a CDS encoding APC family permease — protein MTLREESTTGAGQPASGELSNQEQLESFGYKQELKRSVSTADLLIYGLIFMVPIAPWAIFGTVFNASQGMVPLVYLVGLVAMIFTALAYSQMAKSIPLAGSVFSYVGRGIHPIAGFFAGWAILLDYLLVPTLLYVFAAESMIGIFPGTARWMWALIFVAINTVINLLGVQSLKLMNRVFLAIEVVFIVIFVIIAVVALNNGTVPGAEFTTAPVWDSSKVTAPLIASALSIAVLSFLGFDGISTMAEESTGKRNGAGKAMIIALFIVAFCFVLQTWLASALAAGRSSFPDSEAGNAFFTIVQQASSSGWSTAFFVVNVLAVGIANAMAAQAATSRLLYSMSRDRQLPRFLSVINKRQVPQAAILVVSGLSAILVIGFVGQIDLISSLVNFGALFGFMLLHLSVIVHYVVRKKSRNLLLHLVVPVIGFLIIGYVLLNAAPQAKIGGVVWLILGAGVFLYYRLTGRKTVVGEEA, from the coding sequence ATGACCCTCCGCGAAGAGTCCACGACAGGCGCAGGTCAGCCCGCGTCGGGCGAGCTGTCGAACCAGGAGCAGCTCGAGAGCTTCGGCTACAAGCAGGAGCTGAAGCGCTCCGTCTCCACCGCCGACCTCCTGATCTACGGCCTCATCTTCATGGTGCCGATCGCCCCCTGGGCGATCTTCGGCACCGTCTTCAATGCCTCGCAGGGCATGGTGCCCCTGGTCTACCTCGTGGGCCTCGTCGCCATGATCTTCACCGCGCTGGCGTACTCGCAGATGGCGAAGTCGATCCCGCTCGCGGGCTCGGTCTTCTCCTACGTCGGCCGAGGGATCCACCCCATCGCCGGCTTCTTCGCCGGCTGGGCGATCCTGCTCGACTACCTCCTCGTGCCGACCCTGCTCTACGTGTTCGCGGCCGAGTCGATGATCGGCATCTTCCCCGGCACGGCCCGCTGGATGTGGGCGCTCATCTTCGTCGCCATCAACACGGTCATCAACCTCCTGGGCGTGCAGTCGCTGAAGCTCATGAACCGCGTGTTCCTCGCGATCGAGGTCGTCTTCATCGTCATCTTCGTCATCATCGCGGTCGTGGCCCTCAACAACGGCACCGTTCCCGGGGCCGAGTTCACGACCGCTCCCGTCTGGGACTCGAGCAAGGTGACGGCGCCGCTGATCGCCTCCGCCCTCTCGATCGCCGTGCTCAGCTTCCTCGGCTTCGACGGCATCTCCACGATGGCCGAGGAGTCGACCGGCAAGCGCAACGGCGCCGGCAAGGCGATGATCATCGCGCTCTTCATCGTCGCGTTCTGCTTCGTCCTCCAGACCTGGCTCGCGTCGGCGCTCGCTGCCGGGCGCTCGTCGTTCCCCGACTCCGAGGCCGGAAACGCGTTCTTCACGATCGTGCAGCAGGCCTCGTCGAGCGGCTGGTCGACCGCATTCTTCGTCGTCAACGTCCTCGCCGTCGGCATCGCGAACGCCATGGCCGCCCAGGCGGCGACCTCGCGCCTGCTCTACTCGATGAGCCGCGACCGCCAGCTGCCGAGGTTCCTCTCCGTCATCAACAAGCGCCAGGTGCCGCAGGCCGCGATCCTCGTCGTGTCCGGCCTGTCCGCGATCCTGGTCATCGGTTTCGTCGGCCAGATCGACCTGATCTCGTCGCTGGTCAACTTCGGTGCGCTCTTCGGGTTCATGCTGCTGCACCTCTCCGTGATCGTCCACTACGTCGTCCGCAAGAAGTCGCGGAACCTCCTGCTCCACCTGGTCGTCCCCGTCATCGGGTTCCTGATCATCGGCTACGTGCTGCTGAACGCGGCTCCGCAGGCGAAGATCGGCGGGGTCGTCTGGCTGATCCTCGGCGCCGGCGTCTTCCTCTACTACCGGCTCACCGGCCGGAAGACCGTCGTCGGAGAAGAAGCGTGA
- a CDS encoding acetamidase/formamidase family protein produces the protein MSDHAAGLDHFLGKELGRPGFSAPDEPVLRILPGTGERIGFETSDAVYEELHGHHDMAKLQAQINPVTGPVYVEGAEPGDALAVTVHEIRLKEYGWSVSLPGSGALQHVMGDEMFTRRVPIDADGVHVTERHVFAPQPMIGCMGTAPAEGANSTIMPAYPQGGNMDVTENRVGSTVYLPVMVEGAYLAIGDIHAIMAEGESSFVAIEAEGVAVVSVDLVKGLDLRAPRIETDDEWIFVGLGAPVQESIRRGYEDAFAFLVDDHSWDRGDAYAVLSAVGHSRLGGPTGSEAPDPLHPFDAVGAVTLHRVPKSVL, from the coding sequence GTGAGCGACCACGCGGCCGGCCTCGACCACTTCCTCGGCAAGGAGCTCGGGAGACCCGGGTTCTCGGCCCCCGACGAGCCGGTGCTCCGCATCCTGCCGGGAACGGGCGAGCGAATCGGGTTCGAGACGAGCGACGCCGTGTACGAGGAGCTCCACGGGCACCACGACATGGCAAAGCTCCAGGCTCAGATCAACCCCGTCACGGGTCCGGTCTACGTCGAGGGCGCGGAGCCCGGGGACGCCCTCGCGGTCACCGTGCACGAGATCCGGCTCAAGGAGTACGGCTGGTCGGTCAGCCTCCCGGGCTCCGGGGCCCTGCAGCACGTGATGGGCGATGAGATGTTCACGCGGCGCGTCCCCATCGACGCCGACGGCGTGCACGTCACCGAGCGGCACGTCTTCGCGCCGCAGCCGATGATCGGGTGCATGGGCACGGCACCTGCGGAGGGCGCGAACTCGACCATCATGCCCGCGTACCCGCAGGGCGGGAACATGGACGTCACCGAGAACCGGGTCGGCTCCACCGTGTACCTCCCGGTCATGGTCGAGGGCGCTTACCTCGCGATCGGAGACATCCACGCGATCATGGCCGAGGGCGAGTCGTCGTTCGTGGCGATCGAGGCGGAGGGCGTCGCCGTGGTCTCGGTCGACCTCGTGAAGGGTCTCGATCTCCGCGCCCCGCGGATCGAGACCGACGACGAGTGGATCTTCGTCGGCCTCGGCGCCCCGGTGCAGGAGAGCATCCGCCGCGGGTACGAGGACGCCTTCGCGTTCCTCGTCGACGACCACTCGTGGGATCGCGGCGACGCCTATGCCGTGCTGAGCGCGGTGGGGCACTCGCGCCTCGGCGGCCCGACCGGCTCGGAGGCACCCGACCCGCTGCACCCGTTCGACGCCGTCGGTGCGGTCACACTGCACCGCGTCCCGAAGTCGGTTCTCTAG
- a CDS encoding glucodextranase DOMON-like domain-containing protein, whose translation MPTRRRDPRDPRETPRHHHPIRTSLPLLTATALAATLAFGASPATAATPILRPAAGTPAAAGPAADGAPGATSHQALSRKDCVGTARTTTSKIWFTVANGVLSDVYAPTVDATNVETMQYLVTDGSTFTDLQTRDMTYTAQGDPTGMVCTVTATAKSGAYRLVTTYFTDPARNSVVARTRYQPLTSKAKSFHLYVRLDANAGGNGGGGSANAGGDTSVVDTSTGQPIPVTFDTVATSQSPRTAYAVPSYLALRADRPFGAVDSGFVGTPSDGLSKLDQAHTLGGAGGTATATGGNTEQTAALSLDREGTTTLSLGFGTSQADAVKTASATSGTSTARMLATYEAQWLGYDAHLRFPNLSRTKLTTAQRLTALGKYYQSANVVKASEDKTYPGAIVAGLDAPWGQDVVANDPADQFHSGYREVFARDLYEAWTALYTDGDIATAQDTVRYLLTKSQQANGSQPRNSLLDGTKAADSFNDQLDESAYPILMAWQSGLASDRTLWPHVKRAADFLVSHGPSFGVERWEEQSGYSPSTIAAEIAGLVSANRIALANGDAASARIYAATADRYQRTIATWGVTTTGSLSAKPYYIRLSKTGDPNAAISYNLGNGGPTLDQRDVVDLGFLEYVRLGILPATDPVVANSLVVADTTLGRTTASGEGWLRYNGDGYGDCLAGSASSCTTTGAPWAATFTGTGHPWPVLGAERAQQSLTTGDAAAAAKQLVTINAENSGPGLVPEQVWDGPDLAASPFGTDPNVASIGFRNGKAAGSASPLTWGSASQVRLTADLAAGRSLETPSIVADRYVRHAQGSTPLTVTSPADQTSVGASVTVTGTAAPGATVDVASVADADSATTTATTTAGADGAFTVAVPTVSGTNTLVITATTSAGTAQATRTVTNDSVSGTLLFAQDDPSGDDSGPGTYAYPTASDFHAGAFDLTRFEVYDTGSTVTLRAQTRDLTPTFGSTNGAQLLDVYVHDPAAASTSTASAYPGMNYRVAAGSAWSRLVEVQGFSAPKVLDAQGASAGTATSTANSVSRYITVVVPKTALGGTPSAGWSFAVALTGQDGTHGADQTRAFTATPGGYTFGVCADGAVPSAACSADPNAVPKVMDTLTPAGVSQQAELSAQPAELQGVPLP comes from the coding sequence GTGCCCACTCGACGACGAGACCCACGAGACCCACGAGAAACACCCCGCCACCACCACCCGATCCGCACCTCCCTCCCCCTTCTCACCGCCACGGCCCTCGCGGCGACCCTCGCGTTCGGCGCGTCGCCCGCCACCGCGGCCACCCCGATCCTGCGACCCGCGGCCGGCACCCCCGCCGCCGCAGGGCCGGCAGCCGACGGCGCCCCCGGCGCCACCTCGCACCAGGCCCTGTCGCGCAAGGACTGCGTCGGCACCGCCCGCACCACCACGAGCAAGATCTGGTTCACGGTCGCGAACGGCGTCCTCTCCGACGTCTACGCGCCGACGGTCGACGCGACGAACGTCGAGACGATGCAGTACCTCGTCACGGACGGGAGCACGTTCACCGACCTGCAGACGCGCGACATGACGTACACGGCCCAGGGCGACCCGACCGGCATGGTGTGCACGGTGACGGCGACCGCGAAGAGCGGCGCCTACCGGCTCGTCACGACGTACTTCACCGACCCGGCCCGCAACAGCGTGGTCGCGCGCACGCGCTACCAGCCGCTCACCTCGAAGGCGAAGTCGTTCCACCTCTACGTGCGTCTCGACGCGAACGCCGGGGGGAACGGCGGCGGCGGTTCCGCGAACGCGGGCGGGGACACGTCCGTCGTCGACACGTCGACGGGGCAGCCGATCCCGGTGACCTTCGACACGGTCGCGACGAGCCAGTCGCCCCGGACGGCCTACGCGGTGCCGAGCTACCTCGCGCTCCGCGCCGACCGCCCGTTCGGCGCCGTGGACAGCGGCTTCGTCGGCACACCGAGCGACGGCCTCTCGAAGCTCGATCAGGCCCACACCCTCGGCGGCGCAGGAGGCACGGCGACCGCCACGGGCGGCAACACCGAGCAGACGGCCGCGCTGTCCCTCGACCGCGAGGGCACGACCACGCTCTCGCTCGGCTTCGGCACGTCGCAGGCCGACGCCGTGAAGACGGCGTCCGCGACGAGCGGCACCTCGACGGCGAGGATGCTCGCCACCTACGAGGCGCAGTGGCTCGGCTACGACGCGCACCTGCGGTTCCCGAATCTGTCGCGCACGAAGCTGACGACGGCCCAGCGCCTCACCGCGCTCGGGAAGTACTACCAGTCGGCGAACGTCGTGAAGGCGTCGGAGGACAAGACCTACCCCGGCGCGATCGTCGCGGGTCTCGACGCCCCGTGGGGCCAGGACGTCGTCGCGAACGACCCGGCCGACCAGTTCCACTCGGGGTACCGCGAGGTGTTCGCGCGCGACCTCTACGAGGCGTGGACGGCCCTCTACACCGACGGCGACATCGCCACGGCCCAGGACACCGTCCGCTACCTGCTGACGAAGTCGCAGCAGGCGAACGGCTCCCAGCCGCGGAACTCCCTCCTCGACGGGACCAAGGCCGCCGACTCGTTCAACGACCAGCTGGACGAGAGCGCGTACCCGATCCTGATGGCCTGGCAGTCCGGCCTGGCGTCCGACAGGACTCTCTGGCCGCACGTCAAGCGCGCCGCCGACTTCCTCGTCAGCCACGGGCCGAGCTTCGGCGTGGAGCGCTGGGAGGAGCAGTCGGGGTACTCGCCGTCCACGATCGCGGCCGAGATCGCGGGCCTCGTGAGCGCGAACCGGATCGCTCTGGCGAACGGCGACGCCGCGAGCGCGCGGATCTACGCCGCCACCGCCGACCGGTACCAGCGGACGATCGCGACCTGGGGCGTCACGACGACCGGGTCGCTGAGTGCGAAGCCGTACTACATCCGTCTCTCGAAGACGGGCGACCCGAACGCGGCCATCTCCTACAACCTCGGCAACGGCGGTCCGACGCTCGACCAGCGGGACGTGGTCGACCTCGGCTTCCTGGAGTACGTCCGCCTGGGCATCCTGCCCGCCACCGACCCCGTCGTCGCGAACTCGCTCGTCGTGGCCGACACGACGCTCGGCAGGACGACGGCCAGCGGCGAGGGCTGGTTGCGGTACAACGGCGACGGCTACGGCGACTGCCTCGCAGGATCCGCCAGCTCGTGCACGACGACGGGTGCTCCGTGGGCGGCGACGTTCACCGGTACCGGTCACCCGTGGCCCGTCCTCGGAGCGGAGCGCGCACAGCAGTCCCTCACGACCGGCGACGCCGCGGCGGCCGCGAAGCAGCTCGTGACGATCAACGCCGAGAACTCCGGCCCGGGGCTCGTTCCCGAGCAGGTCTGGGACGGACCGGACCTCGCGGCCTCGCCGTTCGGGACCGACCCGAACGTGGCCTCGATCGGCTTCCGGAACGGCAAGGCCGCAGGATCCGCGTCCCCGCTCACCTGGGGCTCGGCCAGCCAGGTCCGGCTCACCGCCGACCTCGCCGCCGGGCGCTCCCTCGAGACGCCGAGCATCGTGGCCGACCGCTACGTCCGGCATGCGCAGGGCTCGACACCGCTGACCGTGACCTCCCCGGCCGATCAGACGTCGGTGGGGGCGAGCGTCACCGTCACGGGGACCGCGGCTCCCGGCGCGACGGTCGACGTCGCGAGCGTGGCGGACGCCGACTCGGCGACGACGACGGCCACGACCACGGCCGGCGCGGACGGCGCGTTCACCGTGGCCGTGCCGACCGTGAGCGGGACCAACACCCTCGTCATCACGGCGACGACCTCCGCGGGCACCGCGCAGGCGACGCGCACCGTCACGAACGACTCCGTCTCGGGCACGCTCCTGTTCGCGCAGGACGACCCGTCGGGCGACGACAGCGGACCGGGGACGTACGCGTACCCGACGGCGTCCGACTTCCACGCCGGCGCCTTCGACCTCACCCGGTTCGAGGTCTACGACACGGGTTCCACCGTCACGCTCCGCGCGCAGACGCGCGACCTGACGCCGACCTTCGGGTCGACGAACGGCGCGCAGCTGCTCGACGTCTACGTGCACGACCCGGCGGCCGCGTCGACGTCGACGGCCTCCGCGTACCCGGGCATGAACTACCGCGTGGCCGCAGGATCCGCGTGGTCCAGGCTCGTGGAGGTCCAGGGGTTCTCCGCCCCGAAGGTCCTCGACGCGCAGGGCGCCTCGGCCGGGACGGCCACCAGCACCGCGAACTCCGTGTCCCGGTACATCACGGTCGTGGTGCCGAAGACGGCCCTCGGCGGAACGCCGTCGGCGGGCTGGTCGTTCGCGGTCGCGCTCACGGGTCAGGACGGCACCCACGGCGCCGACCAGACCCGCGCGTTCACGGCGACGCCGGGCGGCTACACGTTCGGGGTCTGCGCGGACGGTGCCGTGCCATCGGCGGCATGCTCCGCCGACCCGAACGCGGTGCCCAAGGTGATGGACACGCTCACGCCCGCGGGGGTCTCCCAGCAGGCCGAGCTGTCCGCGCAGCCCGCCGAACTGCAGGGTGTGCCGCTGCCCTGA
- a CDS encoding G5 domain-containing protein, producing the protein MLVYGGVMAVLIFGVAPAVWAGTVDSAQRGADATSSAVEVIETTPRPTTASTPEPTATPVTVVRTEQTRRALGFTTRNVDDARRAVGTKAVTQAGVAGREVTTVEVTLVDGVEKSRRVLSVITEVKPVERIVSVGTKQPDPAPVAPAPQAAAGGCDTNYSGACVPIASDVDCAGGSGNGPAYVQGPVTVVGSDIYGLDRDGDGVGCES; encoded by the coding sequence ATGCTGGTCTACGGCGGCGTCATGGCCGTCCTGATCTTCGGGGTCGCACCCGCCGTGTGGGCCGGCACCGTCGACTCTGCCCAGCGTGGGGCGGACGCCACGTCGTCGGCCGTCGAAGTGATCGAGACCACACCGCGCCCGACCACCGCTTCGACACCGGAACCCACCGCCACGCCGGTCACCGTCGTGAGAACCGAGCAGACTCGACGGGCCCTGGGTTTCACGACGCGAAACGTCGATGATGCGCGGAGAGCGGTCGGGACGAAAGCCGTCACGCAGGCCGGGGTCGCCGGTCGAGAGGTCACGACGGTGGAGGTGACGCTGGTCGACGGCGTCGAGAAGTCCCGACGTGTTCTCAGTGTCATCACGGAGGTCAAGCCCGTCGAGCGAATCGTGAGCGTAGGCACGAAGCAGCCCGATCCCGCCCCGGTCGCGCCCGCACCCCAGGCGGCCGCCGGCGGTTGTGACACGAACTACTCGGGCGCTTGCGTGCCCATCGCCTCGGACGTCGATTGCGCCGGCGGAAGTGGGAACGGGCCGGCCTACGTGCAGGGCCCGGTCACTGTGGTGGGATCCGACATCTACGGCCTCGATCGTGACGGCGATGGTGTCGGCTGCGAGAGCTGA